One genomic region from Thalassotalea sp. PS06 encodes:
- a CDS encoding redoxin domain-containing protein, protein MASEYTQKLHPGSTFPEITVSVRGGGSKTLGKPENGHDWQLVVVYRGRHCPLCTKYLNQLQTFKEDLAKTGVDVIAVSGDSEAQLQEHMSRLEVDFPLGFGLTIEQMKTLGTYISDPRSEQETDHPFAEPALYVVNEEGTIQVIDISNNPFVRPELQALVNGLAWIRNPDNNYPIRGMHK, encoded by the coding sequence ATGGCATCTGAATATACCCAAAAGTTACACCCTGGTAGCACCTTTCCTGAAATCACGGTGTCGGTTCGTGGCGGTGGTTCTAAGACCCTTGGCAAACCTGAAAACGGTCACGACTGGCAACTCGTCGTGGTTTATCGCGGCAGACACTGTCCACTGTGTACCAAATATCTTAACCAGCTACAGACCTTTAAAGAGGATTTGGCGAAAACCGGTGTTGATGTAATTGCCGTTTCGGGTGACAGCGAAGCGCAACTTCAAGAGCATATGTCGCGTTTGGAAGTCGATTTTCCACTTGGCTTCGGTCTGACTATCGAGCAGATGAAAACCCTCGGTACCTACATCTCTGATCCCCGCTCCGAGCAGGAAACCGATCACCCATTTGCAGAGCCTGCACTATATGTTGTCAATGAAGAAGGTACGATTCAGGTAATCGATATTTCCAACAATCCGTTCGTGCGCCCTGAGCTTCAGGCACTGGTGAATGGTCTGGCCTGGATCCGTAATCCAGACAACAACT
- a CDS encoding DoxX-like family protein, which translates to MTQHNQQTLITLAIYSLAIVWIFTGLTSIFFAPEIGYQLLQQAGFSESLSDLAIYSGAIIDIMLGIWLLSRYGIRLCCTIQVIIIVSYTLLLSVIAPEFWLHPFGPVTKNLPILVLIMFVYLSANEVQEKG; encoded by the coding sequence ATGACTCAACACAATCAACAAACACTGATAACACTGGCCATTTATTCTTTAGCCATCGTCTGGATATTCACCGGCCTGACTTCAATATTTTTCGCCCCGGAAATCGGCTATCAGTTATTACAACAAGCCGGATTTTCCGAGTCCTTATCCGATTTGGCTATATATAGCGGCGCTATCATAGATATCATGCTTGGTATTTGGCTGTTATCTCGCTATGGGATCAGACTTTGCTGCACGATTCAGGTGATCATAATCGTTTCTTATACCCTACTGCTGAGTGTTATCGCTCCTGAATTTTGGTTACATCCGTTTGGCCCGGTCACCAAAAACTTACCCATACTGGTATTAATAATGTTCGTTTATCTATCTGCAAATGAAGTACAGGAAAAAGGCTAG
- a CDS encoding pirin family protein, translating into MDILRYADLPLGGFAGLKEKRMVTDERIFGDHKHPKAFNGIGNFVYLADANFLPFGETGMHPHREIDVISVMVDGRISHAGSMEHGQQLDAGYTQVQRAGGKGFFHNEINPDKSENQMIQLWVLPDNPGEPAGYQVFEPEVGKLQQVYGGDRTQVERFHSNTSIAVANLKAGQSISHAGAAMAYLSKGNGQFNDSKAESRSLYRVEKGIDFTALDDAQLIIIYTGP; encoded by the coding sequence ATGGATATTTTACGCTATGCCGATCTGCCGCTAGGCGGCTTTGCCGGACTCAAAGAAAAACGTATGGTAACCGATGAGCGAATTTTCGGTGATCACAAACACCCTAAAGCTTTCAACGGTATTGGTAATTTTGTCTATCTGGCAGATGCTAACTTTCTGCCTTTTGGAGAAACCGGTATGCATCCGCACCGGGAGATTGATGTGATTTCGGTGATGGTCGATGGTCGTATTTCTCATGCAGGTTCAATGGAGCACGGACAGCAACTCGATGCCGGATATACGCAAGTGCAACGCGCCGGCGGCAAGGGCTTTTTTCATAATGAGATCAATCCGGATAAATCTGAAAACCAAATGATTCAGCTTTGGGTATTACCTGATAATCCGGGAGAACCTGCCGGTTACCAGGTGTTTGAACCCGAAGTCGGAAAACTGCAGCAGGTATATGGCGGCGACAGAACGCAGGTAGAGCGTTTCCATAGCAATACCTCGATTGCCGTGGCAAATCTGAAAGCAGGACAGTCGATTTCTCATGCAGGAGCAGCAATGGCCTACTTGAGTAAGGGTAACGGTCAGTTTAACGATAGCAAGGCAGAATCGCGAAGCTTGTACCGTGTTGAAAAAGGAATCGATTTTACCGCATTAGACGATGCCCAGCTTATCATCATCTACACTGGACCTTAA
- a CDS encoding DUF2269 family protein, giving the protein MDYYLTLKFLHIIAAAIVAGTGTGIAFFMFMAYRSDNPTVIQITANHVIIGDWLFTTPAVITQITTGVLLMKLQGYSFSSPWFMWVLTLILVIGACWLPVLRIQYRLRELATESVIAEKTLPEFKRLMRWWIALGFPAFIAILIIFYLMVFKPVSVV; this is encoded by the coding sequence ATGGACTATTATCTAACCCTTAAATTTCTCCATATCATTGCTGCCGCTATCGTTGCCGGTACGGGAACCGGCATCGCATTTTTTATGTTCATGGCCTATCGCTCAGACAATCCAACCGTTATCCAGATAACCGCCAATCATGTAATTATTGGTGACTGGCTGTTTACCACACCAGCAGTCATCACCCAAATCACTACAGGCGTATTACTAATGAAATTGCAGGGTTATTCTTTTTCATCTCCCTGGTTTATGTGGGTGTTAACCCTAATCCTTGTTATCGGTGCTTGCTGGTTACCAGTTCTGAGGATCCAATATCGGTTAAGAGAATTAGCAACAGAATCGGTAATTGCGGAAAAAACCTTACCGGAATTTAAAAGGCTCATGCGCTGGTGGATAGCACTTGGTTTCCCTGCTTTTATTGCCATCTTAATCATCTTCTATCTGATGGTATTTAAACCGGTTTCGGTTGTGTAG